GGATGAACAAGATGATATCCTTCATGAAAGATTGGAAAGGTGTGAGGTGCAAAGCGTCACCAAAACAACCGCAATCTTTTACCACATCAAAGTACCAGGAATAAAAGGTGAGGAATGTGAAAAAGATGATCATGAGCAGCATGGACCATGCTGTAAGAATCATTCGTGCACCAAGTAATAATGCAATTCCCAATCCAATTTCAAATGCGCAAATGCCGATTGCAAGCCACAAAGAAATGGTGGACAACCATGGCATATGAAAGACTTCAAAATATTCATTCAGCTTGTAGGAGAATCCAAGCGGATCGTTGGCTTTAATAAACCCCGAAATAATGAACAGGATACCTACAAAAATACGGGAAATCTGAGCGATGATTTTCATATCTGATTCAATGAATAAGTATTAAACAATCTTGATCGGTTACAGTCGGCTTATAGATGAATGATGCAAAAAAAATCAATTCATATGATGGTTTTGTGAAAGAAGTCTTTTCCGGAAATTAATTACGCTTCGCCCAGTTTAATAAGAGCAAAGACTGCATAATTAATAATGTCATAATAATTAGCCCCTACCCCTTCACTGATCAGTGTTTCCCCCTGATTATCTTCAATCTGTTTAATTCGCAATAATTTCATGAGGATCAGATCGGTCATGGAGCTGGTACGCATTCCCCTCCAGGCTTCACCATAATCGTGATTTTTGTCCTCCATCAGTCGCTTGGATTCAAGGACGTGTTTTTCAAAATGGCTGACAACTTCGGATTCAGGCATCTCGAGATTGCTTTCACTCCCCATCTCTATCTGGATCAGGGCGATTACACAATAATTAATGATTCCCACAAACTCGGAGTCGACACCTTCATCAACTTTTTGTGTACCTTTCTCTTCAATACTCCTGATGCGCTGGGCCTTAATAAATATTTGGTCAGTAATGGAACTAACCCGGAGAATACGC
Above is a window of Bacteroidota bacterium DNA encoding:
- a CDS encoding DUF1599 domain-containing protein, whose amino-acid sequence is MASHTSSQYDSVINRCKDIFLKKMKDYGTAWRILRVSSITDQIFIKAQRIRSIEEKGTQKVDEGVDSEFVGIINYCVIALIQIEMGSESNLEMPESEVVSHFEKHVLESKRLMEDKNHDYGEAWRGMRTSSMTDLILMKLLRIKQIEDNQGETLISEGVGANYYDIINYAVFALIKLGEA